CATTTCTTTACAGGAATTCCTTGGTATTAGACAAGGCAACAGACAGATTTCTCAAACAGCCAGTCTGTGAAAAAGAAATCCCAAAAGCTTTTATAGCAATGGGTAATGGGCGATCGTAGTTCTGCCAGTAGGTGAAAAAGCGACAGACTGAGGTTCGGGGATGCTTGTCCGTAGAATCGGATACTACCAGGATTTCCTCCTCCCAACACAGCAAGTTTAACCAGCCGCAGCCATAGGCTGGTTTTTGTTTGCTATTGTGTAAAGATCGATAATCCTGTCGTACAATCTGTAGCGGAGCCTATGGTAAAAACAAAAATCCTGGGGGAGAATTACTCCACCTGTGACAGATATAGGCTGAAGCTGAAATCTATCTTGAGAAATGGTTCCATGCCTTATAGCGTGATACCTTAAAGAATGGCGTCAACTTTTCAGGCAAGCAAGATACAACAGAAGAAGAAAACATCTGAGTTTCACTGGCATAAATGAAGGTCGATTGGGAAGCAATTTTAAGTCCGCCGCTAGAAGCATTAGAGTTTAGCGGTGAGATAAAAGATGGATTCAAGCTGTTTGAGGAAGCTCTAAGCCTGCTCAAACGGCGATTTTACTATGAGTAATCCTCGTGGTAAGCTATCTTCATATTGAATGCCGGAAACTTAGGTGTAGGATCTTGGGCATCGAGTATTAAGTAGCGTTTTTTCATGCGATGAGCTGTGTGGTGGCAATTGGTTAGAGGGACAGAACAATTAGTTTGTTTAGGAGTTCGTCAATCCACTTTCTCCTCAGCTAATATGCAGGGAGCGCCCTTGCAAGCAAGTTTTTTTTGAATTAAAGTCTGGAGGATCTTCTATGTCCGTTCGTCTATATGTAGGCAATTTGCCTAAAGAAGAAATCGATCGTCAAGAACTGCAAGCGGTTTTTGCCGAGGCTGGGGATTCGATTTCTACCAAGGTGATTAAAGACCGCAAAACAGGGAAATGCCGTGGTTTCGGTTTTGTTACCGTGCAGACAGATGAACAAGCCGATCAATTCATTGAAAAGTTCAACGGTTACGTTTTCAAGGAGAGTGCTTTAAAAATTGAAAAGGCATTGCCTCGGTCTAAAGGTCAAAGTGAGGAGGAAGCACCACCGCCGCCAGTTGCTAAATCGGCACCCAGCAGCAGTTCTGCTCCCAGCGAAAAGAGCCGTCGAAACAAGAAGAAGAACCGTGGTGGCAGTAGCGGTAGCAGCAGCACAACATCAACTAACTCTGAAGCAGTGCAACCAGATCCCCGTTGGGCACAGGAGCTAGAAAAACTAAAGCAGATGTTAGCGGCTCAAACAACAAATCCTTGAACAAATCTTTGATTTTCTCCCGACCCCCTAAAGGGGGAGGGATTATGGAGATAGTTCTGGGGTTTTGCTGGTTAGACGAGCAAGTAGAAGCTGGAAGTTTCCTCCAAACTGCTACTGGGTGCAATGTTTTTAGCAAAATTTTCCTTGTTAGCGACGATTTCACAAAAGTCGATTAGAGAAGCGGACTTTTTGTCTGCGATCGCCATCCAGGTAGAGGTAGAGAGTTGTCTACCTCTACCTATTGTTTGGCAATATTTGGGTATTTAATGTGGGAGCTTTTTTGTGTAAAGTGAGTTTAAATTTATCGCCGTTTTGAGTTGACAAAAGTTTGCTGTGCCATTGAAATATGCGCTTGTCCACGAGTGGTTAACACCTAAAGCAACCGGAGGTTCGGAACTGGTTGTTAGGGAAATATTGCGGCACATAGATGCCGATCTTTACGCGCTGATCGATTTTGAATCGATCGATCCAAATAGCTATTTATTTAAGCGCTCTATCGGTACGACGTTTTTGCAAAGGTTTCCCAGCGCTCGTAACGGGGTGCAAAAGTACCTACCTTTCTTGCCGCTCGCGATCGAACAGCTGGATTTGCGAGAGTACGATATTATCCTATCTTCCTCCCACACTGTTGCTAAAGGCGTGATTACAAGGCCACAACAGTTGCACATCTGTTATTGCCACGCTCCCATGCGTTTCGCTTGGGACTTGACTTTTGATTACCTTGCTGGTAGTGAGATGGGAAAAGGCGTTCAGGGGGTACTGACGCGGTATTTGCTGCATCGCTTGCGGCAGTGGGATGTGCTAACTGCCAATCGCGTCGATTACTTTATTGCTAATTCCAAACATACCGCAAGTCGGATTTGGCGTTGCTATCGCCGCCGTTCCGAAGTAATTTATCCGCCAGTCAACATTGAGCGATTTCCTTTTCAGGAAAAGAAAGAAGATTTTTACCTGACAGTTTCGCGGCTGGTGAGTTATAAAAAAGTCTCTTTAATCATCAAGGCTTTCAACCAGCTAGGACGCCCCCTGGTAGTCATCGGTACTGGGCCGGAACTGAAACAACTTCGCCAATTAGCAGGCGACAACGTACAGGTGCTGGGACCGCAGCCCAATGCTGTGGTCGAGAAATACATGGCCGAGGCGAAAGCGTTTGTGTATGCTGCCTGCGAGGATTTTGGTATTGCTTTGGTAGAAGCGCAAGCCTGCGGGACGCCGGTGATTGCCTTTGGTGCAGGTGGTGCCCTGGAAACGGTGCGAGATATTCGGGAATACCCAGATACAGGTACGGGCTTATTTTTTTGGGAACAATCGGAACTAGCTTTAGCGGAAGCAGTCAAGATTTTTGAAGCGCATCAGGGAAATTTTAATCCGGAGCGGGCGCACTCACAAGCTGGTGGGTTTGCGCCTACAATCTTTGCAGAGCGGTATTTCGGGTTTGTCGATCGCTCCTATTTGAGATTCAAATCTCGAAATCAGTCTCTTTTTTGAGTTGTCGGGGAGAGGGAGAGGGAAAAGGGAAAGGAGAGAGAGAGAAGGGAGAGGAGGAATTTTGACTTTTGACTTTTGACTTTTGACTTTCCTCCTCCTCTCTTCTACTCGTAAAGTCTCTTGAGGCTTTATGATGTGGACTGTGTGTGGTGTGAAGTAGTGTAAGGAGTAAAATGACTGCCGAAAGCCCGTTCATCTCCGGCAAACTGTTTCGGGGGTTAAAAAAGCGTGGTTTGCAGCCGCTCGAACTTACAGGCAGACTTAAGGGTCTGCCTCTTGAGCATCTAAAAGGAGACTTTGCCAAGCGGCTGTTCGATATTGCGTTTTCCTTATTGGTTTTGATCCTGTTTTCCCCGGTATACCTGCTGTTAGCCTTATTGATTGCGATCGGTTCCCCTGGGCCGATTTTTTACGTGCAAACGCGCATTGGGAAAAACTACAAGCCTTTTGGCTGTATTAAATTCCGAACTATGGTCACCAATGCGGATGAAATCCTGCGGGAGATGATGGCAGCTTCTCCTGAGTTGCAGCAAGAATTCCAGGACAATTTCAAGCTCAAAAATGACCCTCGCATTACCTGGATCGGTCGATTTTTG
The sequence above is drawn from the Aerosakkonema funiforme FACHB-1375 genome and encodes:
- a CDS encoding sugar transferase translates to MTAESPFISGKLFRGLKKRGLQPLELTGRLKGLPLEHLKGDFAKRLFDIAFSLLVLILFSPVYLLLALLIAIGSPGPIFYVQTRIGKNYKPFGCIKFRTMVTNADEILREMMAASPELQQEFQDNFKLKNDPRITWIGRFLRVTSLDEFPQFWNVLKGDMSVVGPRPLVAEELFMYGRHIDKILTIRPGITGLWQVSGRNDIPYEKRVKIDVYYVNFRNLWLDLWVIIKTVGVVIFPTNNGAY
- a CDS encoding glycosyltransferase encodes the protein MPLKYALVHEWLTPKATGGSELVVREILRHIDADLYALIDFESIDPNSYLFKRSIGTTFLQRFPSARNGVQKYLPFLPLAIEQLDLREYDIILSSSHTVAKGVITRPQQLHICYCHAPMRFAWDLTFDYLAGSEMGKGVQGVLTRYLLHRLRQWDVLTANRVDYFIANSKHTASRIWRCYRRRSEVIYPPVNIERFPFQEKKEDFYLTVSRLVSYKKVSLIIKAFNQLGRPLVVIGTGPELKQLRQLAGDNVQVLGPQPNAVVEKYMAEAKAFVYAACEDFGIALVEAQACGTPVIAFGAGGALETVRDIREYPDTGTGLFFWEQSELALAEAVKIFEAHQGNFNPERAHSQAGGFAPTIFAERYFGFVDRSYLRFKSRNQSLF
- a CDS encoding RNA recognition motif domain-containing protein — its product is MSVRLYVGNLPKEEIDRQELQAVFAEAGDSISTKVIKDRKTGKCRGFGFVTVQTDEQADQFIEKFNGYVFKESALKIEKALPRSKGQSEEEAPPPPVAKSAPSSSSAPSEKSRRNKKKNRGGSSGSSSTTSTNSEAVQPDPRWAQELEKLKQMLAAQTTNP